The following proteins come from a genomic window of Anas acuta chromosome 22, bAnaAcu1.1, whole genome shotgun sequence:
- the AJAP1 gene encoding adherens junction-associated protein 1 codes for MWIRRLPGSRSGCPLGSHAWMLIAMFHLAMDLASCEPVGVRLSPRPAHRHRLPRGALWGMGGTEEPRRPVPPWPCAPRSRRPPPVPLPRARRQLRGRGFAPRDGRPTALPEVIVWGPTGEEDSLESSTLPGAFTTTAATTTAATTTTTAATTAAATTAAAAPPPSSPAPTPGGEVPRGSPGRPSTAEPAAGHSSGGKDARPPRGLGDTSGLAVHQIITITVSLIMVIAALITTLVLKNCCAQSGTTRRNSHQRKINQQEESCQNLTDFTPARVPSSLDIFTAYNETLQCSHECVRTPVPVYTEEALHSPGDYKATYNGNRPSSSDRHLIPVAFVSEKWFEISC; via the exons ATGTGGATACGCCGGCTCCCGGGAAGCAG GTCAGGTTGCCCGCTAGGAAGCCATGCTTGGATGTTGATAGCCATGTTCCACCTCGCCATGGACCTCGCCAGCTGTGAGCCCGTCGGGGTCCGGCTCTCGCCGCGGCCAGCGCACCGGCACAGACTGCCCCGCGGCGCGCTGTGGGGCATGGGCGGCACTGAGGAGCCGCGGCGCCCTGTCCCCCCCTGGCCCTGCGCCCCCCGCTCCCGCCGGCCACCCCCCGTCCCCCTTCCCCGCGCCAGGAGGCAGCTGCGGGGCCGCGGCTTCGCCCCCCGGGACGGGCGGCCCACGGCGCTGCCCGAGGTCATCGTTTGGGGCCCCACAGGCGAGGAGGACTCCCTGGAGAGCAGCACGCTGCCCGGCGCCTTCACCAccaccgccgccaccaccaccgccgccaccaccaccaccaccgctgccaccaccgccgccgccaccaccgctgccgccgcgccgccccccagcagcccggcTCCCACGCCCGGTGGCGAGGTGCCCCGAGGCAGCCCCGGCCGCCCCAGCACCGCCGAGCCGGCCGCTGGCCACAGCAGCGGTGGCAAGGacgcccgcccgccccgcggccTGGGAGACACCTCAG gtcTGGCGGTCCATCAGATAATCACTATTACAGTGTCCCTCATCATGGTCATAGCTGCTCTGATAACAACTCTTGTCTTAAAAAACTG CTGCGCGCAGAGCGGGACCACGCGGCGCAACAGCCACCAACGCAAAATCAAtcagcaggaggagagctgccagAACCTGACCGACTTCACCCCCGCCCGCGTGCCCAGCAGCCTGGACATATTCACAGCCTACAACGAAACGCTGCAGTGCTCCCACGAGTGTGTCAGGACGCCGGTGCCCGTCTACACGGAGGAGGCATTGCACTCACCCGGAGATTACAAAGCGACGTACAATGGAAACAG ACCCTCGTCTTCTGATCGGCATCTTATTCCTGTGGCCTTTGTGTCTGAGAAATGGTTTGAAATCTCCTGCTGA